The following coding sequences lie in one Methylotuvimicrobium alcaliphilum 20Z genomic window:
- a CDS encoding aminotransferase class I/II-fold pyridoxal phosphate-dependent enzyme codes for MKHGGNIYGFAERIGCRSDQVLDFSANINPVQAIDWRTLQFDPSPYADPDYSALKEALRYRYPLPNDTDLEPFNGASAAIFALLRRLHPEEVVLYTPMYVEYARIARQLDCRIRCIDRFGRFEQTEIPPHSTVIFVNPATPDGALYDLHELLAQWQAARCTILIDESFLDFCPAAATTSIADRIGQIPNLYLIKSLSKFYGSAGVRIGFVAAEKTAITKLQRLEPAWKLSSFDIAYMHQALYNDAFADNTRRQTTQLRESLRQMLEDSKLFDRVYPSQANFILVRLAKIDGHALQRHLEKARILIRVCDNFEGLDKRYVRFAVKDAESIARLAECLQHV; via the coding sequence ATGAAACACGGCGGTAATATTTACGGTTTTGCCGAACGCATCGGTTGCCGGTCGGATCAGGTATTGGACTTTTCAGCCAACATCAATCCCGTCCAGGCCATCGACTGGCGCACGTTGCAATTCGACCCGTCGCCTTATGCCGATCCCGATTACAGTGCCTTAAAAGAAGCGCTTCGCTATCGCTACCCGTTGCCGAACGACACCGACCTGGAACCCTTCAACGGCGCGAGTGCCGCGATTTTTGCGTTATTGCGCCGACTCCATCCCGAAGAGGTCGTACTTTATACGCCGATGTATGTCGAATATGCGCGCATCGCGCGGCAATTAGATTGCCGCATCCGTTGCATCGACCGTTTCGGACGTTTTGAACAAACGGAAATTCCGCCGCACAGCACCGTCATTTTCGTCAATCCGGCCACGCCCGACGGCGCGCTTTACGACCTGCACGAGCTACTGGCCCAATGGCAGGCCGCTCGATGCACGATCCTGATCGACGAGTCTTTTCTGGACTTCTGCCCTGCCGCCGCCACGACCAGTATCGCCGACAGAATAGGCCAAATCCCGAACCTTTACCTGATCAAGTCCTTGAGTAAGTTTTACGGCAGCGCCGGCGTCCGCATCGGTTTCGTCGCCGCCGAGAAAACCGCAATCACAAAATTGCAACGACTTGAGCCGGCGTGGAAACTGTCGAGTTTCGATATCGCCTACATGCATCAAGCCCTTTATAACGATGCCTTCGCCGACAACACGCGCAGGCAAACAACACAGCTTCGCGAATCATTGAGGCAAATGCTGGAGGATTCCAAACTGTTCGACCGGGTATATCCGAGCCAAGCCAATTTTATCCTCGTCCGTTTGGCGAAAATCGACGGCCATGCCTTGCAGCGTCACCTGGAAAAGGCGCGAATCTTGATTCGCGTGTGCGACAATTTTGAAGGCCTGGATAAGCGGTATGTGCGCTTCGCGGTTAAGGATGCCGAATCGATCGCCCGGCTTGCCGAGTGTTTGCAACATGTTTGA
- a CDS encoding MFS transporter: MNTKPNRQWQNWLDRNVYDLARQMRLSYVPPLMVYLAAGVSGLTGIVGTFFVKDYLGLSAEFLAMLGFWIMLPWALKMPVGHLVDLLWRHKAKLIYLGAALIAASLLIMINLLADREFMTHILPAETWFVLSVLLAPIGYVVQDTVADAMTVEAVPRFDEQGRQLPEAQIKLAHTTMQTLGRVAIIGGSMLVAATNVILFDDVHLMDDAEKAAVYLTVYRWALVIPLISIAGVLLSAYLRSQQEWRLAAQGYELEDIDRLLARPDDELPEINWWILGGGLGFVLFAVLMGLSDIPNSDAIVFIGSLAIVIFLIWRLTLDLEPTQRNQLYGIAFVIFAFRAVPTTGAGETWWMIDVLAFDQHFLAQLSLLTSGLTLFGMFLFRRFMAERPITHVIAVLTIALSALYLPNIALFYGFHEWTQAHTGGVVDARFIALIDTALESPLGQIAMIPMLAWIANSAPPRLKATYFAVMAAFVNLALSLSQLLTKALNQVFVISREIKDPTTGLIVTAADYSQLGSLFFIVMFLGLAMPLSAIFIARRTFLKDRS, from the coding sequence ATGAATACAAAACCGAACCGCCAATGGCAAAACTGGCTGGACCGCAATGTTTACGATCTGGCTCGACAAATGCGCCTTAGCTATGTTCCGCCGTTAATGGTCTATCTGGCAGCCGGCGTATCCGGCTTGACCGGCATCGTCGGAACCTTTTTCGTCAAAGACTATCTCGGCTTGTCGGCCGAGTTTTTGGCCATGCTGGGCTTCTGGATAATGCTGCCGTGGGCGCTAAAAATGCCGGTCGGGCATCTGGTCGATTTGCTGTGGCGGCATAAAGCCAAGTTGATCTATCTCGGCGCGGCGCTGATCGCGGCTAGCTTGCTGATCATGATCAATCTCTTGGCTGACCGGGAATTCATGACGCATATCCTGCCCGCCGAAACCTGGTTTGTCTTATCGGTATTACTGGCGCCGATCGGTTATGTCGTTCAGGATACCGTGGCCGATGCGATGACGGTCGAAGCGGTGCCGCGTTTCGACGAACAAGGCAGGCAGCTACCCGAAGCGCAAATCAAATTGGCGCACACGACGATGCAGACCTTGGGCCGAGTCGCCATTATCGGCGGGTCGATGCTGGTTGCGGCCACCAATGTCATTCTGTTCGATGACGTACACTTGATGGACGACGCCGAAAAAGCGGCGGTGTATTTGACGGTTTATCGTTGGGCCTTGGTCATACCCTTGATTTCGATAGCCGGGGTTTTGCTGTCCGCCTATCTCCGATCTCAACAGGAATGGCGCTTGGCGGCGCAAGGTTATGAACTCGAAGACATTGACCGCTTGCTGGCCCGACCCGACGATGAATTGCCCGAAATCAACTGGTGGATTCTCGGCGGCGGACTCGGTTTCGTGTTGTTCGCGGTCTTGATGGGCTTGAGCGATATTCCGAATAGCGATGCGATCGTCTTCATCGGTTCGCTGGCTATCGTCATTTTTTTGATTTGGCGCCTGACGCTGGACTTGGAACCCACCCAGCGCAATCAGTTGTACGGCATCGCTTTCGTGATATTCGCCTTTCGGGCCGTGCCGACGACCGGCGCAGGCGAAACGTGGTGGATGATCGATGTGCTCGCCTTCGATCAACACTTTCTTGCGCAACTATCGTTACTCACGAGCGGACTGACTCTGTTCGGCATGTTTCTATTCCGGCGCTTCATGGCCGAACGCCCGATTACCCATGTGATTGCGGTCTTGACGATAGCGTTGAGTGCGCTGTATTTACCGAATATCGCGCTGTTTTACGGCTTTCATGAATGGACCCAGGCCCATACCGGCGGCGTGGTCGATGCGCGCTTCATTGCCTTGATCGATACCGCGCTGGAATCTCCCCTCGGACAGATCGCGATGATTCCGATGCTGGCCTGGATCGCCAACTCCGCACCGCCTAGACTCAAGGCGACCTATTTCGCAGTCATGGCCGCATTCGTCAACTTGGCGCTATCGCTGTCTCAATTACTGACCAAGGCGCTCAATCAAGTGTTCGTGATCAGCCGCGAAATCAAAGACCCGACAACTGGTTTAATCGTCACCGCCGCCGATTACAGCCAATTAGGCAGCTTATTTTTCATCGTGATGTTTTTGGGACTGGCGATGCCGTTGTCGGCGATTTTTATCGCCCGGCGCACCTTCTTGAAAGATCGCAGTTGA